In the genome of Lacerta agilis isolate rLacAgi1 chromosome 2, rLacAgi1.pri, whole genome shotgun sequence, one region contains:
- the LOC117042321 gene encoding probable E3 ubiquitin-protein ligase MID2 — translation MEALAQVLSCSVCLELFTPPVLVLSCAHNFCKKCLEKILISQNCSHVNGQFSCPMCRKIIPLRGRGIIGLPRNILVESILEKYKYELENVHAKEQDQLSQICEEHGERMNLVCLTDDKPICSICKLFGEHESHNVAKLSEVYSERKKRLIKDLDWVNQQSEHAEQAKKVQ, via the exons ATGGAGGCATTAGCACAGGTGCTTTCATGTTCGGTGTGCTTAGAGTTGTTCACTCCCCCCGTGCTGGTCCTATCCTGCGCTCACAATTTCTGCAAGAAGTGCCTGGAGAAGATCCTCATCAGCCAGAACTGTAGCCATGTCAATGGACAGTTCTCCTGCCCAATGTGCAGAAAA atcATACCCTTGAGAGGGAGAGGGATCATTGGCTTGCCAAGAAATATTCTGGTGGAGAGTATCTTGGAAAAATATAAGTATGAGCTTGAAAATGTGCATGCCAAAGAACAAGACCAATTGTCCCAAATATGTGAAGAACATGGAGAGCGTATGAATTTG GTATGCCTGACTGATGATAAGCCGATATGCTCCATCTGCAAACTCTTTGGAGAGCATGAGTCCCACAATGTAGCAAAACTATCTGAAGTTTATTCTGAGAGGAAAAAGAGATTGATCAAAGATTTAGATTGGGTAAACCAACAATCTGAACATGCTGAACAAGCTAAGAAGGTGCAGTAA